DNA from Helicobacter pylori:
TTTTGACAGCTCCACTAAGCACTTAATAGAATTGTATAAGAATTATAACCAATAGGTTTTTTTGCGGCAAAGTGAAACCTAAAAACAATGGAGCGAAGCTTAACCCCATTCTCAAGCGATCCATTCAAAATCATCCGTTAATCGTAACGGATTTTAGCGCCATATATTAGCCATTTGAGTTTAAAGGGAGTAAATTTTCTACAAATTAATCGTTTTTAGCTTTTAAAAGCTTGACTTTCTCATCATACGCATTATTTTACATATTATAATTACTTCAAAGCTAAGAATAATAAAAACTAAAGAATAGATTTATCTTTAAAAGCATTTGCATTTATCAATCTCATTTTAGGAGGCATGCATGAAAAAGGCAAGTCAGGTTTTATTCTTTGGAGCGTTTTTAAGCACTTCTTTACAAGGTTTTGAAGCTAAGCTCAATGGCTTTGTGGATCAATCCAGCACGATCGGTTTTAACCAGCATAAAATCAATAAAGAAAGAGGCATCTACCCTATGCAGCAATTCGCAACGATTGCGGGCTATTTAGGGCTTGGTTTTAGCCTGTTACCCAAAAAGGTTTCAGATCATGTTCTAAAAGGCAAAATAGGAGGCATGGTCGGATCTATTTTCTATGACGGCACGAAGAAGTTTGAAGACGGCTCTGTGGCTTACAACCTCTTTGGTTATTACGATGGGTTTATGGGGGGCTATACGAATATCTTACAAACCGATAGCCTTGAGACGCAGAACATGAAACACAACAAAAATGTCCGCAATTATGTCTTTAGCGACGCGTATTTAGAATACGCTTATAAGAATTATTTTGAAATAAAAGCCGGGCGCTATCTCTCCACTATGCCTTATAAAAGCGGTCAAACGCAAGGCTTTCAAGTTTCTGGGCAATACAAGCATGCGCGCTTGACTTGGTTTAGCTCATGGGGTAGGGCGTTTGCTTATGGTTCGTTTTTAATGGATTGGTTTGCCGCACGAACCACTTATAGCGGAGGCTTTACCAAAAACAATAATGGAGGTTATGATAGCCATGGGCGAAAGGTGCTTTATGGCACGCATGCGGTGCAACTCACCTATAAACCTCATCGTTTCCTCATAGAAGGCTTTTATTACCTTTCGCCTCAAATCTTTAACGCTCCGGGCGTTAAGATCGGCTGGGACTCTAACCCTAATTTTAGCGGCACAGGCTTTCGCTCTGATACAGCTATCATAGGGTTTTTCCCCATTTACTACCCTTGGATGATCGTTAAATCCAATGGAAGCCCGGTCTATAAATACGACACGCCAGCCACTCAAAACGGGCAAAATCTCATCATCCGCCAACGCTTTGACATCAACAATTACAATGTTTCCATCGCTTTTTATAAAGTCTTTCAAAACGCTAATGGTTGGATAGGCAACATGGGGAATCCAAGCGGTGTGATCATGGGGAGTAACAGCGTCTATGCGGGTTTTACAGGCACAGCCCTTAAAAGAGACGCCGCTACCATTCTCCTTTCTTGTGGCGGCACTCATTTTGCCAAAAAATTCACATGGAAATTCGCCACG
Protein-coding regions in this window:
- the hofH gene encoding outer membrane beta-barrel protein HofH, giving the protein MKKASQVLFFGAFLSTSLQGFEAKLNGFVDQSSTIGFNQHKINKERGIYPMQQFATIAGYLGLGFSLLPKKVSDHVLKGKIGGMVGSIFYDGTKKFEDGSVAYNLFGYYDGFMGGYTNILQTDSLETQNMKHNKNVRNYVFSDAYLEYAYKNYFEIKAGRYLSTMPYKSGQTQGFQVSGQYKHARLTWFSSWGRAFAYGSFLMDWFAARTTYSGGFTKNNNGGYDSHGRKVLYGTHAVQLTYKPHRFLIEGFYYLSPQIFNAPGVKIGWDSNPNFSGTGFRSDTAIIGFFPIYYPWMIVKSNGSPVYKYDTPATQNGQNLIIRQRFDINNYNVSIAFYKVFQNANGWIGNMGNPSGVIMGSNSVYAGFTGTALKRDAATILLSCGGTHFAKKFTWKFATQYSNSVVSWEARAMISLGYKFTEYLSGSVDLAYYGVHTNKGFKPGENGPVPKDFPALYSDRSALYTALVASF